The genomic DNA ACAAATCGGTTCCAGCAGCCACCGCTGGGCCGTCGGCGAGGAGCGTTCGGCGGTCAGCCATGCCGTGATGCACGCCCGGCCGCCCGGCTTGAGCACTCGAGCGACTTCTTCAAAGTAGACATCTTTATGAGGAACATGCGCGATGCACTCGATCGATACCAGGCCGTCAAAAGATCCGTCGGCCAGTTGATTCGACTCCCAATTCCGCAATAAATACGTCGGGCTGTTGGTCGCGCGCGGCTGAGCGATCGCGTACTCATATTGGGTCGACGATATCGTCAGCCCCGTCATTTGAAAGCCGTACTTCTCGGCCAGGTACCGCGACGTCGCACCGTAACCGCAACCGACATCGCAAACCCTCGCCCCCGGCTGGAGCTCCAGTGGAAGCGCAATGCGGTGGATCAGGTTTTCAGTCGCCTGCAGTGGCGTTTCGTCCCCCTTGTGCCAATAGCCATGATGGAGGTGATCGCCCCACAACTGGCGATAGAAAACGTCCAAGTCGTCATAATGTCCCGAGACGTCGACGGCATCGATCGGAACACTCGATTCAATCATGGACTTCGAAACCCCGTTGGTATGATGCGACGACTCCTTGCCATTTATAAGATATCGCAGGAACGCTAGCGAGATGAATTCCCAGCAAGCCAAGGCCTACGCAAGCGACAGCACAGGATTCCGCCGAAAACCCTCGCGAACGCTCCGAAGGCATCCCCGCTGTGCCATGTTGTCGCAATTCACGGTATAACATGCCCATCCCATGGGTCACGGCGACCAGGCCACCGCGCGTCGGTTGCCTTCCATTGCCTAAAAACATGCCGATTCGACGACCCAACTGCACTTATCCGGGAACCGCCCCCACGAAATGAACGTCCAGAATCGTAGCAAAGCATCGGATGAAGAAGCGGAAGCTTCCGACGACGCCCTGATTGGCAGGGCGCTGGCCGGGGAAGCTTCGGCGTACGATTCGTTGGTGCGGCGACATGCGGGACGGTTGCTGACGATGATCCATGCTCAAGTGGGAAACCGCGACGATGCCGAGGATCTGATGCAGGAGACGTTGGCTCAGGCCTATTTTAAACTGAACACATTTGCTGGCAAAAGCAGCTTTTTTACCTGGATGTACCGGATCGCCTTCAATCTGACGATCACCAAGCGGCGGAAACGACGGCTGGAAAGCACGCACACCCAAACCAACATCGAACTGGCCCCGACGCCTCAAGACCCAGCCCGATCGGCCGACCAGCAGATGGCCGACGCCGAACAAGTCGACCGATTGCGGCACGCGATCGGATGCCTAGAAGCGGGGCGACGGACGGTGCTGGTCATGCGAGACATCGATGGCATGGATTATGCAGAAATCGCGGAAGTACTCGCCATCCCTAAGGGAACCGTCCGCAGCCGCCTGCACCGGGCCCGACTCGACCTGCGGGAATTGTTAACGCGAGAGCGGCCGAACGATGAAGATTGAAGTACATTGGCTCTGTCGAGCATCGGATCGTTGATCATGCAGTTTACTGAGGAAATGTTAACCGCCTACCTGGACGACGAATTGTCCGGGACCGAACGAGAAATCGTTGAACAGACGATCGACGCCGATCCCTCCTGCGCAGAACGGCTCCAAGAACTACGGACGATCCGCGACGCCGTCGCCCAACTCCCCCCGATCCGCCCCCTCGCCGATCCGGTTCTCGCGGTGCGGCAACGGATCCAAGCGAAGCAACTGGCAAGCAGCGCGGCGAGCGAACGGCGAGTGCAAGCATTTGGCAGACTGACCGTACTGGCCACCGCTGCCTGTTTGATGCTGGCGATCGGCGCCTATCTGTTGCGCAGCGAAGGTCCGAGCACCGGCCAGCCGAACGGAGAGATCATCGCTTCGGGAGCGGCGACCGGCGATCCTCAAATCACCGAATCGCTGGAACTGCGAGACGGTGTCGCTTTCGAATCTCAGCCCGCCGCTGCCGATGTGGGACTGCAACTTCAACGCGATTTCCAGTCGACCGAAGAAGCCGACGCGGCCCCCCAAATCAGCGCGATGGAACGCACGCAGCCCTCCCCCGAAGCCGAACTTGCCAAACCGCTTGCCGCCCCCCCGGCGACCTCCGCAATGCAACGCCAGTCGGCCGAACTCAACGGATCGGCGATGGGCATGGGAGGGATGCGACAGCGTTCGCGCGCCCAGCCGTACGCCGCTCGAACGGCCCCGCAAATCCAAGCCGACCGCGGCGCAGAAGGCTTCGGCCAGGCGATTCAAGACAATGCAACGGCTCCCGCCCAAGCAGCACGACGCTACTTCTATCGCGAGACCGATCTGAATACCGGGGAATTATCAACCACTGCCGACACCCCCCGGGTGGAATCCCCAATGGCGAAATCAACGCAGGCTCCCTTGGATTCGCAAGCCTCTCCCGCGACCGCGCCCCAGCGATCGATCGCCGCGGCGGCCGACAAGTTTGACGCCGCGCAGCGCCCCAACTCGGCCGCGAAAGACGACACGTTGCAGTACTCCAACCGCACGGGCAGCCCCGCAAAGAATCGGGTCGCCGATGCACCCCAACTGCAGCAATTCCAGAACCTGCAAATCCAGTCTTCCCCCGATTTAATAGCACCACAGCTAATCAAGATCCAGCAATTGCTAGCAGACCAAAACCTCATCTCCCAGCCGAATCCATCGAGCCGTGAAGAAGAGAAGCTTAAGGGGAACAACGACCCATTAAAGGAATCCGCCGCGACGGCCAACCAAGCGGTCCAGCTGATCATCAGCGGCCGCCCTGAAACACTTCAGCAAGTTGCCGAACAAATTTTGAAAACCGTCGCCGGACGGGAGCGAGGCAATTTGAAGACGACCTTCCAAACCTCCCCCTCCGATGACGCATCACCGATCTTGGTGATCGACCTGCTCCCCTAGAGTTCCTCTTCCAGCGACCTCGCGGCGACTCCCTCGCCCTCCGGCGTGAATTGATTTTCGGAAACGATTTTTCAACCAACGCGCCCCTCCGAAGAAGCCAGCATTCGCTAGCAACTTCCCCTCGCTTCGCGGCGGGAACAATGCCAACGGTTGGCAAAATTCTTTTTAAGAAATCTTCTTTTTAGCTAATTCTCTGCAGACGCTTGAACTGGACACTTAGGTCTTGCACAAAAAGGGCGTGCCCAAAAACCAGGCACGCCGGCCGGTGCCCACATCGAAGCACCCCTGCACGGATTCCGTGCACGAAAACAATGCAAGCACCTAAGTCGTGCTTGCAAAAGGGTTTACGCGATAGCGTTTGACGGCATCTGAATATGGTGGCGAGTCTGCGGGAGAGTCGAGGCGAAGGTGATGCCCGGCCACGCAGGACCACAACATTGCGACCTTCTTGCAAGGACGCTGTCTACAGCCACGGAGCGACGGATTGATGGTAAGCCACGATAACTTCAGTAACCCGACCCAGACATTGAATAACACCAACAACGACAACCGCTTTGCAAGCAATGAAGCCGCACCTGCCGCAGCAACTCCAAACCGCCTGACCTTGCCGCCGATGAACGATGGCTTGTCGCTGCAAGAACGCCCCGCCGAAGCAATGCGATTGGCTCAAGAAGCCTTCACCCAAACCTCCAATTGGATTGAGTTCTTCCGCGAGACTCTGGGCGTTGAAGGCTTCGTCCGCAAGCTGTTCCCCACGATGGAAGAGATGCAGTATTTCGAGGAGTCGCACGAGCACGGCCAGATCCAAGAAATGCTGACCGCCCTCCGCAGCCAGGACACCGGCAAGGGAGATACGCTGGAACCACAACGGATGATCACCGTCCGTTTGCCAAAGAGCCTTCACGAGTTCCTGCGAGTCCAAGCTGAGGAATTGGAACTGAGCATCAACAAGCTGTGCATCAGCAAACTGCTGCAGACCGTCGACGAAAAGATGGTCCCCGAAGAGCGTGGCGGACGCCGCGGCCGTCGCCCCGGCCCCCAAGGTCCTCGCAAGAAGAAGGAAGAAGAAGTCGCGACCGCACAGCCGACGCAACAGCCCTACGGCAGCCAAACGCCTTATGGCAACCACGCCCCTTATGGCAACCAATCGCCCTACGGTTCGCAGCCAACCCGCACGCCTCAACCCAACTCTTATCAGCAGCCACCACAACGCCCCCATTTTGGTTAAGCAACGCGAAATAGGGCCGGCATCAAAATGCCTTAAGGGCAGGTAGCCTACCTGCCCCTCCCGCTGGCGGTCCACCGGCGGGAGCGTGGTCTGGGCGATTCCGCCCCCTCCCAGAAATCGCTTGCCCGGGTAAGCTGTGGCTCGCCAACGCTGCGCCGTTTTCGCAACCGCAGCCGACAGCGGACTCGTGATCTTGCCCCACTGGCCGACAGGTATCTCGTCGGGCCCGACCTTCCCTCCACCCCATCGCCCACCACCATGAAGTCTCAATTCCCCGACGCGATGCTTGCGCGAATGCAGGCCTGCGGCGTTGTCGCGGTGATCGTGATCGACGAACCTCAACATGCCGTCCCTTTGGCCCAAGCCCTGCTGGCCGGCGGCATCCAAGCGATCGAACTGACCCTCCGCACTCCCGCGGCGCTCGATGCGATCGCCGCGATTGCCACGGAGGTTCCCGATGTCCTGGTCGGCGCCGGAACCGTCCTGACCACCGATCAAGTCGATGCGGTGATCGATGCCGGAGCCGCCTTCGCGGTCGCGCCCGGTTTGAACCGGCGAGTGGTCGAACGGTCGCAAGCCCGCGGTCTTCCGTTCGCCCCCGGAATTGTCACCCCATCGGATATCGAACTGGCGGTCGAACTGGGCTGCCGCGAGTTGAAATTTTTCCCCGCCGAACCGAGCGGCGGGATGCGCTACCTGAACAGCATGGCCGCCCCCTATGCACACCTTGGCCTCCAGTTCATTCCGCTGGGCGGATTGGATGCAAAAAACATGGCATCCTATTTAAGTAGTCCGCTGGTTCCCGCGATCGGCGGATCGTGGATCGCTCCGCGGAAATTGATTCAACAGAAAGCCTGGGCGGAGATTACCGAAAACGCAACCGAAGCGAGCCGCATCGTCGCCGCTACCCAAAACAAGGAAATCGCATGAGTAAGGTCGTCACGTTTGGTGAAATCATGGGTCGGCTGGCCCCTCCAGGCTTTCTGCGTCTGCCTCAAGCGATGCCGGGCTCTCTGGATGTCACCTTTGCCGGTGCCGAAGCGAACGTTGCCGCGTCGCTGTCGATCCTCGGGCTCGACGCCCACTTTGTCACGGCGCTGCCGAACAATCCGATCGCCGATGCCTGCGTCAATTCGTTGCGATCGATCGGGATCGATACGTCATCGATTCTTCGCAGCGACGTCGGCCGACTGGGCCTGTACTTTCTAGAGACCGGCGCCAACCAACGCCCCAGTCGCGTGATCTACGATCGCGACGGATCGACGATCGGGCAAACACCCGCCGATGCGTACGACTGGAACAAAATCTTCGACGGCGCCGATTGGTTCCATGTCACAGGAATCACCCCCGCCGTTTCCGAAGTGGCTGCGCAGGCGACGCTTCAAGCGGCCAAGCTGGCGAAACAGAAGGGGCTGACCGTCTCATGCGATCTAAATTTCCGCGGCAAGCTGTGGCGCTGGGACTCCTCCTCGACGCCTCACGAACTGGCCGGACGAACGATGCGACACCTGCTTCCGTTTGTCGATGTCCTCATCGCCAACGAGGAGGACTGTGGCGACGTGTTGCAAATTCGCGCCGCCGAAACCGACGTGGCGTCGGGAAAACTGAGTGCCGAGCGTTATCCCGAAGTCGCTCGCAACGTGGTCGAACAATTTCCCAACCTGCGCTATGTGGCCACCACCTTGCGCGAGAGCTTCTCCGCGACACACAACAATTGGGGAGCGATGCTGTACGACGCCAACGCCCAATCGGCCACCTTTGCCCCGCAAACCGATGGTCAATATGAACCCTATTCGATTCGCAATATCGTCGATCGCGTGGGAGGCGGGGATTCGTTTGCTGCCGGCCTAATTTTCGGCCTGCTGCACGACGATTACCAAACCCCGAAAGCTGCGTTACAATTTGCCGTGGCCGCTTCCTGTTTGGCGCATTCGATCATCGGCGACTTGAATTTTTCCAGCCGCGAAGAAATCGATGCGTTGGCCAAGGGAAGCGCCAGCGGTCGCGTCGTCCGATAGGCCTCCCGCACCCCAAGCATCATGTCCGAACCATCTTCCTCCTCCCTGAATTCCTCCACGCCCGATTCGGAGCGGAAGCATCCGATCGACGCGGTTCACTTTGTCCACCACGCGATCAAGCATGCAATCCGCGACACCGCGGCACAGCAGTCGGGCAACGTAACCGGAGAGGGACTGTGCCGGATCCTGCTGGAACTGGCGGTCGACGAATTTGGTGGCGAGGGAGCCAACGTGCTGAAGCAGTGGAACATCCAGACCAGCGACGACGTGGGCCTGATCGTCGTCCGGATGCAGGACGCCGAAGTCGAGGAAGCTCGTCGCGTCGATCAGAATTCAAACTTCGCCGGCTGGTTCGATCTCGACCAGCCCGCCGAGCAGTGGAATCTGAAGTGGTAGCGTCGGCCGCTTTGGCCGATTTCGCATCGCTCACTTGTTCATCAGGAAGTGTTCAAAGAACGCGTAGACCACGGCGTTCGATTCGGCGTTGGGGGAGTGGTCGGGACGGTTGGTCATCGCCACGCGGTTCTCGTAGCCCAGCATTCGATTGACGGCGATCGTGTGATTGAGTGCCTGCCAGCGCTGAGGTGGATCTTCCGAACCGCCCGAAACCAGGAAGGGTCTCGGCGCCATCAAGGCGTGCAGTTCATGCAGATCGCGCCCCTGCTGCATCAATTTTGGATAAAGCCCGTAGGCCGGATTGCTGTCGGTGATCAGCCCCCGTTTCCGCCACGGGCGCGGATGATACCCGAGGTACCAGGGTTCCCAGTAGTTCACGCTGTTCCGCGCGTTATCGAATACGATCCCCGGATCGGACCAGACCGCACAGGCGAAGCGATCGAACAGGCACGATGCAAACATCGCCCACTTGCCGCCAAAGGAATGACCGACGATTCCAATCCGATCGGCGTCGACCTCGGGGCGTCGCGCCAGCGCGTGCCACGCATTGGCCGCCGCGTAGCCGAGCATCGACAGCGGCTGCACTTGGGCATCATCCAGGCTGGGGTAATACAAACCGTAGGTCTTCGCCGCTGAGGCGTCGGTGGTTCCAATCGATAGAACAACAAAGCCACGCCGCGCCAACTGAAGTGCAAAGTCGCGACCTGCCTTCCCAAACCCAATCGCGGTCTCGGGTTCGTAAAAGACGGTGATCACCGCAGGCCGCTCCCCTTCGCCATCGGGAATCAACAGATAACCTTCGGTCGACTCTTCGGGCAACCAGCGGAAGCGGACCTTGTGCTGCACAAAATTCTCTCTCCGCTCCGAAGCGAGCACCTCGAGATCCTGATCTTCGATCAGCGCTGGCCACTGCCCCATCAGACCTTCCCATTGCCGGAGGATCTCCGCGCGGCGGCGCTTCCAGTCGGATTGGTTTTCAACCATCGTGCCGTCGTTAAACTGGAGCGGCGAGCGAAAGGCTCCCATGTCGCCTTGCCAGTCTGCAGGCGGCGTGAAGTAGCGAGCGATGCTTGCAGGGGGCTGACGGTCTTGAGCTGTCAGCGAGGCGGCCGAGAGGGCGAGCAGGAACAGAGGAATCCAACGTTTCATAGGTGGGGTCTCTTGGAGGCGGAGGGATTGGATGTCGGCGATTTCTCACACGACAAGGCGGGGGAAAGCGGCGTATTGTTTCAATAAACGGCCGCAATCAGCGGGAAGGGCTCGCGCGACGGTGCCCGAAGGCTGCGTGAGATCGCGCGACAAAAAAGGAAGGAAATCATGGCGGATCAATCATACAACAGTTTACCTCGCGGCTGTATGGTCGGCTTTGCCATGCCGTTTGTACTGGTTGGGGTAGCTGCGACGGGGTTTCTTTATTGGAACACCTACCAATCCTATCGGGCGCATTCGTGGGTCGAGGTGCCCGCGACGATCCTCAACGCCAGCTTAAAGACGCACCGCGGCGGCGACAGCACAACCTACAGCGTCGAAACTCGCTACCGTTACGATTTTTTGGGGAAGACCTACCACAGCGAGCGCGTCAGCTTCAGCCCCTTCACTTCCGATGGCGATCGCAAATGGAACCGCGCCTTGTCCCGGCGGCTGAAACGCCACGTCCGCGACAAGACACCCTATCCCTGTTTCGTCGATCCCTCGGCGCCGCAAAACGCGGTCCTGGAACGCGATTCGCGGTTCTCGCTGATGCTGCTGCTTTCAGTCTTTGGACTCGCCTTCGGTGGCGCCGGGATCGCGATGCTATTCCATGATCGCAATCTACCCTGGCACGAGAAACGCCGGCAGATCGCTCAGGCTTCCGGCCAGATGTGGCGATTGCGCAGCGACTGGGAAGCGGGCGAAATCAAGGTCTCACCGCTGCATCGGTTATGGCATTCGCTTCCCTGGCTGGTGCTGCTGAGTCTGTTGTCGCTGCCGACGATTCTTTTGCTGCCGCAAGAATTCCAGCGTGGAAGTTGGTGGGCCTACCTGGGATTGATCGGCCCGTTGGCGATTGCGATCGCAGCGGTCAAAGTGTTCACCGCGATCTGGCATCAGATCACTCGAGGCGATTCGCGCATTCAACTGGCAACCGTGCCGGGAGTGATCGGCGGCCCCGTGACCGGGATCATCCACAGTTCGCGTAAGCTGAACATGTCGACCGGCGTTCGAGTTACGCTGCGCTGCGATTGCACGTCAAAATACCGCGGCGAGATGCGGTCGAGCGCCGTCACCGAGACGCGCTGGCAGGATGAACAAACGATCCTCACCGATCTGAAGTCCTCCGATGCCAACGCATCGGCGGTACCGTTCGATTTTGTCGCCCCGTTCGACCTCCCCGATTCGGCGCCGCTGGACGACGACAAGGTCGTTTGGATCTTAACGGCGAAAGGGTTGGACGCCGGATCTCCACTGGACATCACCTGCGAACTGCCGGTCTACAAGACGGCCGACAGCAGTGAAGACCTGAAGCGTCCCGAGAGTCTTGTCACCGACTTCAGCGACCCCGATCAGTCCGACGACATCCTGTTGGAATCGGGAGTCCGCATGGTCGATGAAGGGGTGCGGAAGCGATGGTGGATCACGGGGCAGAAGACGTTGTCGGGGATCCTAACGCTGCTGGTCTTCGCTGGCGGTTTCAACCTCGCCGCCTTTCTGATCTTTCACTACGAGGGACCTTGGTTCATCGGAGTGGTCTTGGGGCTGATCGGATTCCCGCTGGCACTCGGCTTCATCCACACGATGCTTTGGCGCTGCCGGATCGAAACCGCAGCGGGGATGGTGCGCATTCGCAGCGGAATGATTCCGCTGGCTCGCTGGAAAAACATCCCCTTGGATGACATCGATCGCTTGTCGATCCGGCAGACGACCCGGGTGAACGACAATGCGTATTTCGAGGTCTATTTCCAGGCTCGCAATCGCAAACCGATTACCGTGGGCAAAGGGATCCACCGCAAGCATCGGGCGCAACAATACGCCACTGCGTTATGGCGGCAGGTGATCGGCAGCGAGCCGCCCGGAATCACAACCCGCCGTTTTGGTGACGACAAAAAGCGGTAGCCGTTACGGTGAGACTTGAGCCGGCACGCCGCCAAACGGAAGCGTTTGGGAATTCGGCGGCAACGGAACAGCCGTCGGCGGCATGGCGGTCGGCGGCAACGGTGTCGCGACGCCGGTGCGCGTTTGGGATCGCAGTTGGTCGGCACGCGCGGCAATCACATCGGCGGGCTCGCTGACGCGCGGGACCATCTTGGTGTCGATCACCCGTTCGTCGCGGACCTCAAACGGCCACAACGTCTCCGCGATGAAATCGATACCCGGCAACTGGTACCAAGGGGGATTGATCTTATGCCGCAGCGTTTGGGTTTCGTAACCGTCGCGTTCAACGCGGACCTCACGGGTTCCGTAATAAACGAACGGGGTTGCTGCGGGAGAATTGCCGATAACCTGATTGTCGACCGATACCAACGCACCGGGGGGATCGGTACGGACCATCAGCCGACGACGCACACATCCCGACGAAATCAGGACGATCACGACAACTAAAACGTTCATCGATAAAGTGCACCGAGGCCCCAAACCATTCATAGCTTGCCTTAATATAGGACTGCCTGCGTCCCCCGTTTCCGCAGAATTCGGTGGCAGTGTAGTAATATGGCCGGCTCGCTCGCCAGACCGATTGCCCGCTAGGTGATCGGCAGTGAACTAAATACAATAGGTTTCGGCCGCGACACGGGGCTAGCAAACGCACATTCCGAAAAGAGGGCTGATCCCATCGAACACGCTATCTTGTCCGACGTAGGCATGCGTCGCGCGAACAATCAGGATTCCGCCGTCGTCCAGATATCCGACTCGCCCGATCGATGGCAGCGACGCGGACACATGTTTGTTGTGGCCGATGGGATGGGTGCGCACGCCGCGGGAGAATTGGCTAGCAAATTAGCTGTCGAACAGATCCCACACCACTACTTCCGCCCTTCCGACGCTCCGGTGCCCGAAGCGCTTCGCAAAGCGATCCTAGAAGCCAATCAAGAGATCTACCAGCGAGGCCAACAAAACCCGGAGTTCCACAACATGGGAACCACCGGCAGCTCCCTGGTCCTTGGCCCCGAAGGCGCCTGGGTAGGGCATGTCGGCGACAGCCGCGTCTATAGACTGCGCAAGCAATCGCTGGAACAACTGACCTTCGACCACAGTCTGGTCTGGGAGATGGAAGCCGCCGGCCCGATCGACAAGAAGCTCAGCCGCAACATCCCCAAAAACGTGATCACTCGTTCGTTGGGCCCCAATTCCCAAGTGATGGTCGACGTCGAAGGCCCTTGGCCGCTGCAAGCCGGCGACACGTTTCTGCTGTGCAGCGACGGCCTGACCGGGCAAGTCGACGACGTGGAAATCGGCGTGTTGATGGATTGCCTTCCCCCCAAGGATGCCTGTCGCGTGATGGTCGACCTCGCCAATCTTCGTGGCGGCCCCGACAACATTACGATCATCATTGTCCGCGTTGACGATGCGGAAGTCGTCGCTAGCGGCGCTCGAAATTCCTCCCCCTCGCATCGCAAGCCGCTCCAAATTTCGATGCCGCTAGCAATGATTGCCGGCACGTGCCTGCTCGCGGCAATTGTGTTTGCCTTGCTGGGCAGCTACGGCCCTGCCGCTGCAGCGGGATTGGTTAGTGGCATCGCCGGACTCCTGACGCTGATCGGTGTCGGCAGCCCCAAGCAAGCCGCTTCCCCAAGCTCCAACACCCCGCGAAGCACCACCAGCCCCTACCGCCGGTACGACTGTTCCGACAGCCGTCCACTGATTCGGAACCTGATCGGTACCGTCAACGCACTCCGCGACGCGGCCGCGGAAAAGAAGTGGTCCGTCGATTGGAGCGAAATCAACGCATTGGAATTCAAGTCCAAGCAGGCACAGCAAAATGGTTCGCCACGGGAGGCGGTCACTCTTCAGTCCGAGGCGATTATCGCCACGATGGAACAATTGCGCGAACAGCACCGCCGTCAGGCCAGCGATTCGACGATCGACTTCTAATATACGACTTCTAATTTACGGCCGACGCGCGGACGATCGGATCGCCCATCTTTTGAAGATTCACACCAGGTAGGGACTCGATTGTTCTTGCCTCGAGATTTTGCTTCCTGCTACACTCCGCAGCCATTTGTCTCATCTTTGCGGAGGGTCGCGCGTGCTCCGATATTTAAGAATCCGAACGAAACTGCTGATTGCCCTCGGCTTGCTGTGCGCGATTGTCTTGACACTTTCGGTTGGCGGTTTTCTTTCGATCTACGCTTACCGGCAACTCGCCAGCAGCGTCAGTGATCGTGCGGCCGAACTTCCGCTGACCAGCTCGTTGACTCGCGACGTCGAACAACTGCGGAACACCTACCACCACATTCACGACCATTCCAGCAGCGAAAATCCGCTAGCCCGAATCTCGTTGACCAACGAGCGCGAACAATTCCGAACCTGCGTAGCCGACGTCCGCTCTTCGGCCAATGCGTATCGGTCGGAATTGGATGCTGGCGACGATGTCTCGTCGCTGCTGTCGGACCGATCGCGTGAGCGACATACGATCGACGCGATGCTCCGTGGGCTCGAACGGATCGACGAGATCGTCCGCGCCGAAAACTGGGCGCTCAAAGAAATCGACTACGCACGCCTGGAAATCGAACTCGACAGCTTGGCCGATTCGGCGCAACAACTGCCCACCTTTCTGCAGCAACACATGCTTAGCCTGCGCGAGGATGTTCGCGTCTTCTACCGCATGGTCATCGGCTGGATGTGGGGATGTTCGATCTTGGCGTTTGGGATGTTTGCCGCGCTGATTTTCCTGTTCCATCGGGTCGTGGTAAAACCGTTTGGCATGCTGTTGAAGGGAAGTCGGACGATCAGCGAAGGGGCCTTCGATCACCGCATCGAACTGGGCACGGGAGACGAATTGGCGGAACTCGCCCAGTCGATGAACGACATGACGTCGCGGTTCCTGAGCACCGAATCGGAACTGAAGAAC from Rosistilla carotiformis includes the following:
- a CDS encoding PP2C family protein-serine/threonine phosphatase, producing the protein MSDVGMRRANNQDSAVVQISDSPDRWQRRGHMFVVADGMGAHAAGELASKLAVEQIPHHYFRPSDAPVPEALRKAILEANQEIYQRGQQNPEFHNMGTTGSSLVLGPEGAWVGHVGDSRVYRLRKQSLEQLTFDHSLVWEMEAAGPIDKKLSRNIPKNVITRSLGPNSQVMVDVEGPWPLQAGDTFLLCSDGLTGQVDDVEIGVLMDCLPPKDACRVMVDLANLRGGPDNITIIIVRVDDAEVVASGARNSSPSHRKPLQISMPLAMIAGTCLLAAIVFALLGSYGPAAAAGLVSGIAGLLTLIGVGSPKQAASPSSNTPRSTTSPYRRYDCSDSRPLIRNLIGTVNALRDAAAEKKWSVDWSEINALEFKSKQAQQNGSPREAVTLQSEAIIATMEQLREQHRRQASDSTIDF
- a CDS encoding sensor histidine kinase codes for the protein MLRYLRIRTKLLIALGLLCAIVLTLSVGGFLSIYAYRQLASSVSDRAAELPLTSSLTRDVEQLRNTYHHIHDHSSSENPLARISLTNEREQFRTCVADVRSSANAYRSELDAGDDVSSLLSDRSRERHTIDAMLRGLERIDEIVRAENWALKEIDYARLEIELDSLADSAQQLPTFLQQHMLSLREDVRVFYRMVIGWMWGCSILAFGMFAALIFLFHRVVVKPFGMLLKGSRTISEGAFDHRIELGTGDELAELAQSMNDMTSRFLSTESELKNVIAGKEEEICKRTNEAIRNEQLASVGFLAAGVAHEINNPLASIAWSAEALESRLHDQLYDTDSTEPLNDDQLSTLRTNLRRIQDEAFRCKGITEHLLDFSRLGNVKREPTDLKHLVEDVVAMVGTLGQYRCKTIRLDCPEEVNAAINGQEIKQVVLNLLTNALESVDTDGAIDVRLRQRGDVAVMTVEDDGCGMDDHVQTHLFEPFFTSGKEGQGTGLGLSISYRIVQQHGGRMTAQSEGPGRGARLEVTLPLKQTVETDVQKNAA